The following proteins are co-located in the Paraburkholderia phytofirmans PsJN genome:
- a CDS encoding DciA family protein encodes MSRFPSFSRPPPQQFKARRPQPVAEVLNRTDAFAALRAGVEQIAALEKDLRALLPDYLATSVEPSFIKEGVLALFAGHNALAARLRHLEPRLLADLQQRGWPVNSLRIRVRPQAVKEPPPVKQARMTPAGADALHALSESLAPSPLQEALAKMAARHRRNR; translated from the coding sequence ATGAGCCGTTTTCCTTCCTTTTCAAGGCCGCCGCCCCAGCAGTTCAAGGCGCGCCGCCCGCAGCCGGTCGCCGAGGTGCTCAATCGCACAGACGCGTTCGCGGCCCTGCGCGCGGGCGTCGAGCAGATTGCGGCGCTGGAGAAGGATCTGCGCGCGCTACTGCCCGACTATCTGGCGACGAGCGTCGAACCCAGCTTTATCAAGGAAGGCGTGCTGGCCCTGTTCGCCGGCCATAACGCGCTGGCAGCGCGGCTGCGGCATCTGGAGCCACGGCTGCTGGCGGATCTGCAGCAGCGCGGCTGGCCCGTGAATTCCCTGCGGATTCGCGTGCGGCCGCAGGCGGTCAAGGAACCGCCGCCGGTCAAACAGGCGCGCATGACGCCAGCTGGCGCCGATGCGCTCCACGCGCTGAGCGAATCGCTGGCGCCCTCGCCTTTGCAGGAAGCGCTGGCGAAAATGGCGGCCCGGCATCGGAGAAATCGCTAG
- the lpxC gene encoding UDP-3-O-acyl-N-acetylglucosamine deacetylase: MLKQRTIKQIVKTVGIGLHSGRKVELTLRPAAPDTGIVFSRVDLATPVDIPASAMAIGDTRMASVLQKDGARVSTIEHLMSACAGLGIDNLYIDVTAEEIPIMDGSAGSFVFLIQSAGIEEQNAAKKFIKVTKPVEIRDGDKFARLDPYFGFKLKFTIDFRHPAVDKTGQALEVDFANTSYVREIARARTFGFAHEVEMMRELGLARGGSMDNAIVLDEYRILNNDGLRYDDEFVKHKMLDAIGDLYVIGHPLLAAYDAYKSGHGLNNALLRELLAHEDSYEIVTFDDTQKAPRGFAYETQTAFA; the protein is encoded by the coding sequence ATGCTGAAGCAGCGCACTATCAAACAAATCGTCAAGACGGTCGGCATCGGCCTGCACTCGGGCCGCAAAGTCGAACTGACGCTCCGTCCGGCCGCGCCGGACACGGGCATCGTGTTTTCGCGCGTGGATCTGGCCACGCCGGTGGACATTCCCGCGTCGGCGATGGCGATTGGCGATACGCGTATGGCTTCCGTGTTGCAGAAGGACGGCGCGCGCGTCTCGACCATCGAGCATCTGATGTCCGCCTGCGCCGGTCTCGGCATCGACAATCTTTATATCGACGTCACCGCCGAAGAAATTCCGATCATGGACGGCAGCGCCGGTTCATTCGTATTTCTGATTCAGTCTGCCGGTATTGAAGAGCAGAACGCGGCGAAGAAATTCATCAAGGTCACCAAGCCGGTCGAAATTCGCGACGGCGATAAATTCGCGCGCCTCGACCCGTATTTTGGTTTCAAGCTCAAATTTACGATCGATTTCCGTCACCCGGCTGTGGATAAAACCGGTCAGGCGCTGGAAGTGGATTTTGCCAATACGTCGTACGTGCGCGAGATCGCGCGTGCTCGCACCTTCGGTTTTGCGCATGAGGTGGAAATGATGCGCGAACTGGGTCTGGCGCGTGGCGGCAGCATGGACAACGCGATCGTGCTGGACGAATACCGCATTCTGAACAACGACGGCCTGCGCTACGACGACGAGTTCGTGAAGCACAAGATGCTCGACGCGATCGGCGACCTGTATGTGATCGGCCATCCGCTGCTGGCAGCGTACGACGCGTACAAATCGGGCCACGGCCTGAACAACGCGCTGCTGCGCGAACTGCTGGCGCACGAAGATTCGTACGAAATCGTCACCTTCGACGACACGCAAAAGGCGCCGCGCGGTTTTGCCTACGAGACGCAGACGGCTTTTGCCTAA
- a CDS encoding peroxiredoxin, whose amino-acid sequence MIQAGDKLPDATLFELIEDERAGCTIGPNSFDVREQTAGKRVVIFGLPGAFTPTCSAKHVPGYVEHAEQLRALGIDEIWCVSVNDAFVMGAWGRDQHASGKVRMMADGSAAFTRALGLEQDLSARGMGIRSQRYAMVVDDGVVKTLNVEAAGKFEVSDAGSILATLS is encoded by the coding sequence ATGATTCAGGCAGGTGACAAGCTGCCCGACGCGACGCTCTTCGAGTTGATCGAAGACGAGCGGGCGGGCTGCACGATCGGGCCTAACAGCTTCGACGTGCGCGAGCAGACGGCGGGCAAGCGTGTGGTGATCTTCGGATTGCCCGGCGCGTTCACGCCCACCTGTTCGGCCAAACATGTACCGGGTTATGTCGAGCACGCCGAGCAGTTGCGCGCTCTTGGCATCGACGAGATCTGGTGCGTGTCCGTCAACGACGCGTTCGTAATGGGCGCGTGGGGACGCGATCAGCACGCCTCGGGCAAGGTGCGCATGATGGCGGACGGCAGTGCGGCTTTCACGCGAGCGCTCGGTCTCGAGCAGGATTTGTCGGCGCGCGGCATGGGAATCCGTTCCCAACGCTACGCGATGGTGGTCGACGACGGCGTGGTCAAGACGTTGAACGTCGAGGCTGCCGGCAAATTCGAAGTCAGCGATGCAGGGAGTATTCTCGCTACGTTGAGCTAG
- the ftsZ gene encoding cell division protein FtsZ produces the protein MDFQMLETETNGTIIKVVGVGGAGGNAVQHMINKGVQGVDFIVMNTDAQALSRSRATAVIQLGNTGLGAGAKPEMGRAAAEEARERIADALRGAHMVFITAGMGGGTGTGAAPVVAQIAKEMGILTVGVVSKPFEFEGGKRMRVAEAGSQQLEDHVDSLIVVLNDKLFEVMGDDAEMDKCFQCADDVLNNAVAGIAEIINVDGLVNVDFEDVKTVMGEQGKAMMGTATVAGVDRARLAAEQAVASPLLEGVDLSGARGVLVNITSSRSLRLSETREVMNTIKSYAAEDATVIFGAVYDDAMGDALRVTVVATGLGRAAKKQQSAPMTLLRTGTDNQPISAHAAYAPQSSHASTADYGALDTPAVWRTSRDTAASHVQALQEKGVDTYDIPAFLRKQAD, from the coding sequence ATGGATTTCCAAATGCTGGAAACCGAAACGAACGGCACCATCATCAAGGTGGTCGGAGTAGGTGGCGCTGGCGGCAATGCTGTTCAGCACATGATCAACAAAGGCGTGCAAGGCGTCGACTTCATCGTGATGAACACGGACGCGCAGGCTTTGTCGCGTTCGCGCGCCACCGCGGTGATCCAGCTCGGCAACACGGGTCTGGGCGCCGGCGCCAAGCCGGAAATGGGCCGCGCCGCAGCGGAAGAAGCACGTGAGCGCATCGCCGACGCACTGCGTGGCGCGCACATGGTCTTCATCACGGCCGGCATGGGCGGCGGCACGGGCACGGGCGCAGCACCCGTGGTCGCGCAGATCGCGAAAGAAATGGGTATCTTGACCGTTGGCGTCGTCAGCAAGCCGTTCGAATTCGAAGGCGGCAAGCGGATGCGCGTGGCAGAAGCCGGTTCGCAGCAACTGGAGGATCACGTCGACTCGCTGATCGTCGTTCTGAACGACAAGCTGTTCGAGGTGATGGGCGATGACGCCGAGATGGACAAGTGCTTCCAGTGCGCAGACGACGTTCTGAACAACGCAGTTGCCGGCATCGCGGAAATCATCAACGTCGACGGTCTGGTGAACGTCGACTTCGAAGACGTGAAGACGGTGATGGGCGAACAGGGCAAGGCGATGATGGGCACGGCGACGGTTGCCGGCGTCGATCGCGCACGCCTCGCTGCTGAGCAGGCTGTTGCAAGCCCGCTGCTGGAAGGTGTGGATCTGTCGGGCGCGCGTGGCGTGCTGGTGAACATCACGTCGAGCCGTTCGCTGCGTCTGTCGGAAACGCGCGAAGTGATGAACACGATCAAGAGCTACGCTGCGGAAGACGCAACCGTGATTTTCGGCGCAGTGTACGACGATGCAATGGGCGACGCGCTGCGCGTGACGGTCGTGGCAACGGGTCTGGGCCGCGCGGCGAAGAAGCAGCAATCGGCACCGATGACGCTGCTGCGCACCGGCACCGACAACCAGCCGATCAGCGCACACGCTGCCTACGCACCGCAGTCGTCGCACGCCAGCACCGCCGATTACGGCGCGCTGGATACGCCGGCAGTGTGGCGCACGTCGCGCGATACGGCCGCTTCGCATGTGCAGGCGCTGCAGGAAAAGGGCGTCGACACGTACGACATTCCGGCATTCCTGCGCAAGCAGGCGGACTGA
- the ftsA gene encoding cell division protein FtsA, with the protein MSKDYKDLLVALDIGTSKVVAIVAELKGEGHYEVIGLGQSESKGLKKGVVVNIEATVQSIQRALEEAELMADCKITNVFTGIAGSHIRSFNSSGMVAIKEKEVTQADVARVIETAKAINIPTDQQVLHILTQEFIIDGQEDVREPIGMSGIRLEVKVHIVTGAVSAAQNIVKCVRRCGLEVNDLILQPLASSLAVLTEDEKELGVVLVDIGGGTTDIAIFSEGAIRHTAVIPIAGDQITSDIAMALRTPTPDAEDIKVDYGIAKQALADPDEMIEVPGLGERGPRTLSRQALAAVVEPRVEELFSLVQQVVRESGYEELLSSGVVLTGGASMMLGMVELGEDIFLKPVRIGVPEYAGGLADVVRNPRYSTAMGLLVEGRSQRMRGRKVAVQSGSMGQVFTRMKDWFLGNF; encoded by the coding sequence ATGAGTAAAGACTATAAAGATCTGCTGGTCGCCCTCGACATTGGGACGTCGAAGGTCGTGGCCATCGTCGCCGAGTTGAAGGGCGAAGGTCACTACGAGGTGATCGGCCTCGGCCAGAGCGAATCAAAGGGGCTCAAGAAAGGCGTGGTGGTGAATATCGAGGCCACCGTGCAGTCGATTCAGCGCGCGCTCGAAGAAGCCGAACTGATGGCCGACTGCAAGATCACCAACGTATTTACCGGGATTGCCGGTAGCCATATCCGCAGCTTCAATTCGAGCGGCATGGTGGCGATCAAGGAGAAGGAAGTCACGCAGGCGGATGTGGCGCGCGTGATCGAAACGGCCAAGGCGATCAACATCCCGACCGATCAGCAGGTGCTGCATATCCTGACGCAGGAATTCATCATCGACGGTCAGGAAGATGTGCGCGAGCCGATCGGCATGAGCGGCATTCGTCTCGAAGTGAAGGTGCATATCGTCACCGGCGCGGTGAGCGCGGCGCAGAACATCGTGAAGTGCGTGCGCCGTTGCGGGCTCGAAGTGAACGATCTGATCTTGCAACCGCTGGCGTCGTCGCTGGCGGTGCTGACGGAAGACGAAAAAGAACTCGGCGTGGTGCTGGTCGATATCGGCGGCGGCACGACGGACATCGCGATTTTCAGCGAAGGCGCGATCCGCCATACGGCGGTGATTCCGATTGCCGGCGACCAGATCACGAGCGACATCGCGATGGCGTTGCGCACGCCGACGCCGGACGCGGAAGACATCAAGGTGGATTACGGCATCGCCAAGCAGGCGCTCGCCGATCCGGACGAAATGATCGAAGTGCCGGGTCTCGGCGAGCGCGGTCCGCGTACGTTGTCGCGCCAGGCGCTGGCGGCGGTGGTCGAGCCGCGTGTCGAAGAACTGTTTTCGCTCGTGCAGCAGGTGGTGCGCGAGTCGGGTTACGAGGAACTGCTGAGCTCCGGCGTGGTGCTGACCGGCGGCGCGTCGATGATGCTCGGCATGGTCGAACTGGGCGAGGACATTTTCCTGAAGCCGGTGCGTATCGGCGTGCCGGAATACGCGGGCGGTCTCGCTGATGTAGTACGCAATCCGCGCTACTCGACGGCGATGGGCCTGCTCGTCGAAGGACGCTCGCAGCGCATGCGCGGCCGCAAGGTCGCGGTGCAGTCGGGCTCTATGGGACAGGTGTTCACGCGCATGAAGGACTGGTTCCTCGGCAATTTTTAA
- a CDS encoding cell division protein FtsQ/DivIB, which translates to MWNNVRQLNFAANALHVLLVLVLLAAGGYWLIQRPNFALHEIQIDGDTEHINSPTVRAGVVGRLKGNFFTVDLDVARQAFEQMPWVRHASVRRVWPNALAVTLEEYKPLGTWGSDQLVSVDGELFTANQGELEEDLPAFDGPDGTAKEVVARYHDFQKWFAPLGATPEEVTLSPRYAWTVKLSNGTQVELGRERNQDTLLDRSKRLSAAWSAVTQRWGKDIEYADLRYPNGFAIRAAGMRFITEPDKGKK; encoded by the coding sequence ATGTGGAACAACGTTCGCCAGCTCAATTTCGCCGCCAACGCATTGCATGTGTTGCTGGTGCTCGTGCTGCTGGCGGCTGGCGGTTACTGGCTGATCCAGCGTCCGAATTTCGCGCTGCACGAGATTCAGATCGACGGCGATACCGAGCACATCAATTCGCCGACGGTGCGCGCGGGTGTGGTTGGGCGTTTGAAGGGCAACTTTTTCACGGTGGATCTCGACGTGGCGCGTCAAGCATTCGAGCAGATGCCGTGGGTGCGTCATGCGAGCGTGCGGCGCGTCTGGCCGAATGCACTGGCTGTCACGCTGGAAGAGTACAAACCGCTGGGGACGTGGGGCAGCGATCAGCTAGTGAGCGTCGACGGCGAACTATTCACCGCGAACCAGGGCGAGCTCGAAGAGGATCTGCCCGCGTTCGACGGTCCGGACGGTACGGCAAAAGAGGTGGTCGCGCGGTATCACGACTTCCAGAAATGGTTTGCGCCGTTGGGCGCGACGCCTGAAGAAGTGACGCTGTCGCCGCGCTATGCGTGGACGGTGAAGCTCTCGAACGGCACGCAGGTGGAACTTGGGCGCGAACGTAATCAGGACACGCTGCTCGATCGGAGCAAACGTCTGAGCGCGGCGTGGAGCGCGGTGACGCAACGTTGGGGAAAGGATATCGAGTATGCGGACTTGCGCTATCCGAACGGTTTCGCGATTCGCGCGGCAGGGATGCGCTTTATCACCGAACCCGACAAGGGCAAGAAGTAA
- a CDS encoding D-alanine--D-alanine ligase produces the protein MSSIDPKQFGKVAVLLGGNSAEREVSLNSGRLVLQGLRDAGVDAHPFDPAERPLAALKEEGFVRAFNALHGGYGENGQIQGALDFYGIKYTGSGVLGSALGLDKFRTKLVWQQLGIPTPPFEAVLRGDDYEARSKEIVAKLGLPLFVKPASEGSSVAVIKVKSADALPAALIEAVKYDKIVVVEKSVEGGGEYTACIAGNLDLPVIRIVPAGEFYDYHAKYIANDTQYLIPCGLAADEEARLKVLARRAFDVLGCTDWGRADFMLDADGNPYFLEVNTAPGMTDHSLPPKAARAVGISYQELVVGVLALTLQD, from the coding sequence ATGAGCAGTATTGACCCGAAACAATTCGGCAAGGTGGCAGTACTCCTCGGCGGCAATTCCGCCGAGCGCGAGGTATCGCTCAACTCCGGCCGCCTGGTACTGCAAGGTCTGCGCGACGCCGGCGTGGACGCGCATCCGTTCGACCCGGCCGAGCGTCCGCTCGCCGCGTTGAAGGAAGAAGGCTTCGTGCGCGCGTTCAACGCGCTGCATGGCGGCTACGGCGAGAACGGCCAGATTCAGGGTGCGCTCGACTTTTACGGCATCAAGTACACGGGTAGCGGCGTGCTCGGCTCGGCGCTCGGTCTGGATAAATTCCGCACCAAGCTCGTGTGGCAGCAACTCGGCATTCCGACGCCGCCGTTCGAAGCCGTGTTGCGCGGCGACGACTACGAAGCGCGCTCGAAAGAGATCGTCGCGAAGCTCGGCTTGCCGCTTTTCGTGAAGCCGGCGAGCGAAGGTTCGAGCGTCGCGGTGATCAAGGTGAAGAGCGCCGACGCATTGCCGGCCGCGCTGATCGAAGCGGTCAAGTACGACAAGATCGTGGTGGTGGAAAAGAGCGTTGAAGGCGGCGGCGAATACACCGCTTGCATCGCAGGCAATCTGGATCTGCCGGTGATCCGCATCGTGCCGGCCGGCGAGTTTTACGACTATCACGCGAAGTACATCGCGAACGACACGCAGTACCTGATCCCGTGCGGTTTGGCGGCGGACGAGGAAGCTCGCCTGAAAGTGCTCGCGCGCCGTGCGTTCGACGTGCTTGGCTGCACCGACTGGGGCCGCGCGGATTTCATGCTCGACGCCGACGGCAACCCGTATTTCCTCGAAGTGAACACGGCGCCCGGCATGACCGATCACTCGCTGCCGCCGAAAGCGGCGCGCGCGGTGGGCATCAGCTATCAGGAACTGGTTGTCGGCGTATTGGCGCTGACGTTGCAGGACTAA
- the murC gene encoding UDP-N-acetylmuramate--L-alanine ligase, whose amino-acid sequence MKHIVKHIHFVGIGGVGMSGIAEVLVNLGYQVSGSDLTSNAITDRLAALGARIAIGHAAENIEGANAVVVSTAVRSDNPEVLAARHRRIPIVPRAVMLAELMRLKQGIAIAGTHGKTTTTSLVASVLAAGGLDPTFVIGGRLISAGANARLGTGDFIVAEADESDASFLNLFPVIEVITNIDADHMDTYGHDFARLKQAFIEFTHRLPFYGIAVLCVDDPNVKEILPFVSKPIIRYGFAPDAQVRAVNVKAHDGKMHFTAMREDAAPIDIVLNLPGEHNVQNALAAIAIATELEVKDADIQRALADFNGVGRRFQRYGEVPVVSEGKASGAYTLVDDYGHHPVEMAATVAAARGAFPGRRLVLAFQPHRFTRTRDCFEDFVKVLSTVDALVLTEVYSAGESPIVAADGRALARALRVAGKVEPVFVDTVDEVPDALSAVVRDGDVVITMGAGSIGGVPGRLAQETKV is encoded by the coding sequence ATGAAACACATCGTCAAACACATTCACTTTGTCGGCATCGGCGGTGTCGGCATGAGCGGCATCGCGGAGGTGCTGGTCAATCTCGGCTATCAGGTGAGCGGCTCGGATCTCACGAGCAACGCGATCACCGATCGCCTCGCCGCACTCGGCGCGCGGATCGCGATCGGTCACGCGGCGGAGAACATCGAAGGCGCGAATGCGGTAGTCGTTTCCACGGCTGTGCGTAGCGACAACCCGGAAGTGCTGGCCGCGCGTCATCGCCGCATTCCGATCGTGCCGCGCGCAGTAATGCTCGCGGAATTGATGCGCCTGAAGCAAGGCATCGCGATTGCCGGTACGCACGGCAAGACCACGACCACTTCGCTGGTGGCGAGCGTGCTGGCGGCGGGCGGGCTGGATCCGACTTTCGTGATCGGCGGCCGGCTGATCAGTGCAGGCGCGAATGCGCGGCTCGGCACGGGCGACTTCATCGTCGCGGAAGCCGACGAGTCGGATGCGTCGTTCCTGAATCTGTTCCCGGTGATCGAAGTCATCACGAACATCGACGCCGATCACATGGACACCTACGGCCACGACTTCGCGCGGCTCAAGCAGGCGTTCATCGAATTCACGCACCGTCTGCCGTTTTACGGTATCGCGGTGTTGTGCGTGGACGATCCGAACGTGAAGGAAATTCTGCCGTTCGTGTCGAAGCCGATCATCCGCTACGGTTTCGCGCCGGATGCGCAGGTGCGCGCGGTCAACGTCAAAGCGCACGACGGCAAGATGCATTTCACGGCCATGCGTGAAGACGCGGCGCCGATCGACATCGTCTTGAATCTGCCGGGCGAGCACAACGTGCAGAACGCTTTGGCCGCGATTGCAATTGCGACTGAACTTGAAGTGAAAGATGCCGATATCCAGCGAGCGCTGGCCGATTTCAACGGCGTGGGCCGACGCTTCCAGCGCTACGGCGAAGTGCCTGTCGTAAGCGAAGGCAAAGCGAGCGGCGCCTACACGCTGGTGGACGACTACGGTCATCACCCGGTCGAAATGGCGGCCACGGTGGCGGCGGCGCGCGGCGCATTTCCGGGGCGTCGTCTGGTGCTGGCGTTTCAGCCGCACCGCTTCACGCGCACGCGTGATTGCTTCGAGGATTTTGTGAAAGTGCTGTCGACCGTCGACGCGCTCGTGCTGACCGAAGTCTATTCGGCCGGCGAGTCGCCGATCGTCGCCGCGGACGGCCGCGCGTTGGCGCGCGCGCTGCGGGTGGCGGGCAAGGTCGAGCCGGTATTTGTCGATACGGTGGATGAAGTGCCGGACGCGCTTTCAGCAGTGGTGCGCGACGGCGATGTGGTGATCACGATGGGCGCGGGTTCGATCGGCGGTGTGCCGGGTCGCCTCGCGCAGGAAACGAAGGTGTGA
- the murG gene encoding undecaprenyldiphospho-muramoylpentapeptide beta-N-acetylglucosaminyltransferase, producing MTALPQRTLMVMAGGTGGHVFPGLAVAHLMQAWGWKVVWLGNPAGMEATLVPKHGIPMEYVRFGGLRGKGMKTKLMLPVNLLRACTQSLSVLRRVKPDVVLGMGGYITFPAGLMTALSGRPLVLHEQNSIAGLANKVLAKVAKRVLVAFPNALPHGEWTGNPIREELARAIAPKARYAQRSGPLNVLVVGGSLGAAALNEVVPRAVALLAPNERPRIVHQAGAKHIEALRENYSAAGLQAGADVELVPFIDDMTSAYANADLVICRSGAMTVSEISAVGVAAFFVPFPYAVDDHQTTNAAFLADNGAALVVQQRDLSAETLADWLRSQTRETLAEMAERSRSLAKPDATEQVAQICATVAGSISGASPEGKQ from the coding sequence ATGACCGCTCTGCCGCAACGCACGCTGATGGTGATGGCCGGTGGCACCGGGGGGCACGTGTTCCCGGGGCTCGCGGTCGCTCATCTGATGCAGGCGTGGGGCTGGAAGGTCGTATGGCTCGGCAATCCCGCGGGCATGGAAGCGACGCTGGTGCCGAAGCACGGCATCCCGATGGAATACGTGCGCTTCGGCGGCCTGCGCGGCAAGGGAATGAAAACCAAGCTGATGCTGCCGGTCAATCTCTTGCGCGCCTGCACGCAAAGTCTCTCCGTACTGCGTCGCGTGAAACCCGACGTCGTGCTCGGCATGGGCGGCTACATCACGTTTCCGGCCGGCTTGATGACCGCGTTGAGCGGGCGGCCGCTGGTGTTGCATGAACAGAATTCGATTGCGGGTCTCGCGAACAAGGTGCTCGCGAAAGTCGCCAAACGCGTGCTGGTTGCGTTTCCGAATGCATTGCCGCACGGTGAATGGACGGGAAATCCGATTCGTGAGGAACTTGCGCGCGCAATTGCACCCAAAGCACGCTACGCGCAACGCAGCGGTCCGCTGAATGTGCTGGTCGTGGGCGGCAGTCTGGGCGCGGCGGCATTGAATGAAGTCGTGCCGCGTGCGGTGGCTTTGCTCGCGCCGAATGAGCGCCCGCGCATCGTGCATCAGGCGGGCGCGAAGCATATCGAAGCGCTGCGCGAGAACTACTCGGCAGCCGGTTTGCAAGCAGGCGCCGACGTCGAACTCGTGCCGTTCATCGACGACATGACGAGCGCCTACGCGAACGCGGACCTCGTGATTTGCCGCTCGGGCGCCATGACAGTTTCAGAGATTTCAGCAGTAGGCGTGGCGGCTTTCTTCGTGCCGTTCCCGTATGCAGTAGACGATCACCAAACCACTAATGCAGCGTTCCTCGCCGACAACGGCGCGGCGCTGGTCGTGCAGCAACGCGATCTGTCGGCGGAAACCCTCGCTGACTGGTTGCGCAGCCAGACGCGAGAGACCCTCGCGGAGATGGCGGAGCGTTCGCGCTCGCTCGCGAAACCCGACGCCACTGAACAGGTCGCGCAGATTTGCGCGACCGTGGCGGGTTCGATTTCGGGCGCGAGCCCAGAAGGAAAGCAATGA
- the ftsW gene encoding putative lipid II flippase FtsW, which produces MSWSERFGSRQAAAGDAGGSGGAARVGGRTGGSGLASAVNGVRPLRSRMLDYDHSLLWVVVALLGLGVVMVYSASIAMPDSPKYASYRDYAFLVRQIIFVVMGSVIGIVSFRIPIATWDKYAPKLFLISLVALVIVLIPHVGKGVNGARRWIPLGITNMQPSEIMKLAVTIYAANYTVRKQEYMHSFAKGFLPMAVAVGLVGALLLLEPDMGAFMVIAAIAMGVLFLGGVNGKLFGGLVATAVGTFSLLVWASPWRRERIFAYLDPWDDRYAQGKAYQLTHSLIAFGRGEWFGVGLGGSVEKLNYLPEAHTDFILAVIGEELGFVGVLVVILMFYWIVRRSFEIGRQALALDRTFAGLVAKGIGIWFGAQTFINMGVNLGLLPTKGLTLPLVSYGGSGIVLNCVAVAVLMRVDYENRVLMRGGKV; this is translated from the coding sequence ATGAGCTGGTCGGAACGTTTCGGTTCGCGTCAGGCCGCCGCCGGCGACGCGGGTGGTTCGGGCGGCGCGGCACGCGTGGGCGGCCGCACGGGCGGAAGTGGTCTCGCGAGCGCCGTCAATGGCGTGCGTCCGCTGCGCTCGCGCATGCTCGACTACGATCACTCGCTGCTGTGGGTGGTCGTCGCGCTGCTCGGGCTCGGTGTCGTGATGGTGTATTCGGCGTCGATCGCCATGCCCGATTCGCCGAAGTACGCGTCGTACCGTGACTACGCGTTCCTCGTGCGCCAGATCATCTTCGTGGTGATGGGTTCGGTGATCGGCATCGTGTCGTTCCGCATTCCGATCGCGACGTGGGACAAGTACGCGCCGAAGCTGTTTCTGATTTCGCTGGTCGCGCTGGTGATCGTGCTGATCCCGCACGTCGGCAAGGGCGTGAACGGCGCGCGTCGCTGGATTCCGCTCGGCATCACGAACATGCAGCCGTCGGAAATCATGAAGCTCGCGGTGACGATTTACGCGGCGAACTACACGGTGCGCAAGCAGGAATACATGCACAGCTTCGCCAAAGGCTTTTTGCCGATGGCGGTGGCGGTGGGTCTCGTCGGCGCGTTGCTGCTGCTCGAGCCGGACATGGGCGCGTTCATGGTGATCGCCGCGATTGCGATGGGCGTGCTGTTTCTCGGCGGCGTGAACGGCAAGCTGTTCGGCGGATTGGTCGCCACTGCGGTCGGCACATTCAGTTTGCTGGTGTGGGCGTCGCCGTGGCGTCGCGAACGGATTTTCGCGTACCTCGATCCGTGGGACGACCGTTACGCGCAGGGCAAGGCTTATCAATTGACGCACTCGCTGATCGCGTTCGGCCGTGGGGAGTGGTTCGGCGTGGGCCTTGGCGGCAGCGTCGAGAAACTTAACTATCTGCCGGAAGCGCATACCGACTTCATCCTCGCGGTGATCGGCGAGGAACTGGGTTTTGTCGGTGTGCTGGTCGTGATCCTGATGTTTTACTGGATCGTGCGCCGCTCGTTCGAGATCGGCCGTCAGGCGCTTGCGCTCGATCGCACGTTCGCGGGTCTCGTCGCCAAGGGCATCGGCATCTGGTTCGGCGCGCAGACCTTCATCAACATGGGCGTGAACCTTGGCTTGCTGCCGACCAAGGGTCTTACGTTGCCGCTCGTCAGTTATGGCGGCTCGGGCATTGTGCTGAACTGCGTTGCTGTTGCCGTGTTGATGCGGGTCGATTACGAGAACCGGGTGCTCATGCGCGGAGGGAAAGTATGA